The Clostridiaceae bacterium HFYG-1003 genome includes a window with the following:
- the addB gene encoding helicase-exonuclease AddAB subunit AddB — protein MALAMIYGRSGSGKTTELFRRLRAGLAGADIRSKRYVIVPDQFTYMMEKKILEEFGEENGFKIQVVGFRTLSQRVLERVGGIRRPVLSPVGQSMLVSSLALKQKNDLKLFRKSAAYAGFAQMVSQTIKELKNYAITPQELQAAAGNLPDGELRYKLEDVALLYQSYEDQLHQNFVDPEDQLDTAIQMLKASDYLNGSEFYVDEFSDFTPRQLEMIEVLLGKGNVYITLTFEEGLDKQHKGLFALTVDTDLALMDMAARQGIRLEAPVFLRGTGRFQGHPELAHLEREFYHYPNEVYSGEVSSVRILRAQNPYEEMELVARDIVRQVRDNGLRFQDLAILLRDLDTYGAILQSVMAQYEIPVFIDARKEIDTNPLAAFISGFFEIHRRNFQFEAVFKYLKTSLLPIPREDIDLLENYCLANGITGWKWLEEIWQWPVPQVEEGLEEQRLKNHLNELRDAIVDPLQECFAAMEQAPTVREKATLFYEFLVHSHALLTFTAWIDERETTDSEQHREYSQILDSLLQVLDQMVEAMGDEPMGLEDFGNTLLVGLSSIRISLIPATLDQVIVGDIARVRSGAVRGIYIVGTNDGVLPRTPASVGIFTDSDREALQEIQLYLSKDSRTRAFYEQFYVYNALTIGTDFLTVTYPTSDAEGKALRPSMIIGRLKKLFPGLREEISQSYLEKGSPGRESISCEREAFRELIAQLRRHHDGAPVDPVWREVYARLREHPDYSDRLRHVEEGLRYTNYPAELRAEHMEALYGKKLYLTVSRLETFSRCPFAYFVKYGLRAKERKEFILSTPDVGSLMHDVLDRFTKKIREEALDWKDLTPDFTRQAVDHLMEEALSQQKNPVLASSRRYQHMTGKLKHIIASSVDVIQNQIIRGEFEPLYSEVGFGPNEMIPPIVLDLEGGREISIVGRIDRVDVLRQEDRNYIRIIDYKSGMKELTLSDIVYGLQLQLLVYLDVVLRNAHRFLAGETLPGAVLYYRIYRPTVENGAAMSDEDLKTVILKELRLRGLILKDVHLVRSMDQGMTDISLVIQAKLKDGEVTAEGTNQKELLVDQAQFDLLRDYVASTIKRISLALINGDISITPVKTDKSTACDYCEYRSICQFDPGQPGNEYRRVRKLKPEQAWLHIEQGGEVHAQLDE, from the coding sequence ATGGCATTGGCAATGATCTACGGCCGCTCGGGCTCCGGAAAAACCACGGAGCTGTTTCGCAGGCTGAGAGCTGGTCTGGCGGGAGCTGATATCCGCAGCAAGCGGTACGTCATCGTCCCGGATCAGTTTACGTATATGATGGAAAAGAAAATCCTGGAAGAGTTCGGCGAGGAGAACGGCTTCAAGATCCAGGTCGTGGGCTTTCGGACCCTGAGCCAGCGCGTTCTGGAACGGGTGGGCGGCATCCGCCGGCCGGTTCTCAGTCCGGTGGGACAGTCCATGCTGGTCAGTTCCCTGGCTCTGAAGCAGAAAAACGACCTCAAGCTGTTCCGCAAATCCGCTGCCTACGCCGGCTTTGCCCAGATGGTCAGCCAGACGATCAAGGAACTGAAAAACTACGCGATCACGCCTCAGGAACTCCAGGCGGCGGCCGGGAATCTACCGGACGGCGAACTCCGGTACAAGCTGGAGGACGTGGCGCTGCTCTACCAAAGCTACGAGGACCAGCTCCACCAAAACTTTGTGGACCCGGAAGACCAGCTGGACACCGCGATTCAGATGCTCAAAGCCTCCGATTATCTCAATGGCAGTGAATTCTATGTGGATGAGTTCTCTGATTTCACCCCCCGTCAGCTGGAAATGATCGAAGTGCTGCTGGGCAAGGGCAATGTATATATCACCCTGACTTTTGAGGAAGGACTCGACAAGCAGCATAAGGGCCTGTTCGCTCTGACGGTGGATACGGACCTGGCGCTCATGGACATGGCTGCCCGACAGGGCATCCGCCTGGAAGCACCCGTCTTCCTCCGGGGAACCGGCCGCTTTCAGGGTCATCCCGAGCTGGCTCACCTGGAACGTGAATTCTACCACTATCCCAATGAAGTGTACTCTGGCGAAGTATCCTCCGTCCGGATCCTGCGGGCGCAGAATCCCTATGAGGAAATGGAGCTGGTGGCCCGGGACATCGTCCGGCAGGTCCGTGACAACGGGCTGCGCTTCCAGGACCTGGCCATTCTGCTGCGGGATCTGGATACCTACGGCGCCATTTTGCAGAGCGTCATGGCCCAGTACGAGATTCCCGTCTTCATCGATGCCCGCAAGGAGATCGACACCAATCCCCTGGCAGCCTTTATCAGCGGTTTCTTTGAAATTCACCGGCGCAATTTCCAGTTCGAGGCGGTTTTCAAGTATCTGAAGACCAGCCTGCTTCCCATTCCCCGGGAAGACATCGATCTTCTGGAAAACTACTGTCTGGCCAACGGCATCACCGGCTGGAAATGGCTGGAGGAAATCTGGCAGTGGCCCGTCCCCCAGGTCGAGGAAGGCCTGGAGGAACAGCGCCTGAAGAATCACCTCAACGAGCTGCGCGACGCCATCGTCGATCCGCTGCAGGAATGCTTTGCGGCCATGGAGCAGGCCCCGACCGTCCGGGAGAAAGCCACCCTGTTCTATGAGTTCCTGGTTCACTCCCATGCCCTGCTCACCTTTACCGCCTGGATTGACGAGCGGGAGACGACAGATTCCGAACAGCACCGGGAATACAGCCAGATTCTGGATTCACTGCTCCAGGTCCTGGACCAGATGGTCGAGGCCATGGGCGATGAACCCATGGGTCTGGAAGATTTTGGCAATACGCTGCTGGTGGGACTCTCCTCCATCCGGATTTCCCTGATTCCCGCCACCCTGGATCAGGTCATTGTGGGCGACATCGCCCGGGTCCGGTCCGGCGCCGTGCGCGGCATCTACATCGTCGGCACCAACGACGGCGTGCTGCCCCGGACGCCGGCCAGTGTCGGCATTTTCACCGACAGTGACCGCGAAGCTCTCCAGGAGATCCAGCTCTACCTGTCCAAGGACTCCCGCACCCGGGCGTTCTATGAGCAGTTCTACGTCTACAATGCCCTGACCATCGGCACCGACTTCCTGACGGTGACCTACCCCACCTCCGATGCCGAGGGCAAGGCCCTGCGCCCCTCCATGATCATCGGCCGGCTGAAAAAACTGTTTCCCGGCCTCCGGGAAGAGATCAGTCAGTCCTACCTGGAAAAAGGCAGCCCCGGCCGCGAGAGCATTAGCTGTGAACGCGAAGCGTTCCGTGAGCTCATTGCCCAGCTGCGCCGCCATCATGACGGTGCGCCGGTGGACCCGGTGTGGCGTGAGGTCTATGCCCGCCTGCGGGAACACCCCGACTACAGCGACCGGCTCCGCCACGTTGAGGAAGGGCTGCGCTATACGAACTACCCGGCTGAACTGCGCGCCGAGCACATGGAAGCCCTCTACGGCAAAAAGCTCTATCTGACCGTTTCGCGGCTGGAAACCTTCTCCCGCTGTCCCTTTGCCTATTTCGTCAAGTACGGCCTGCGCGCCAAGGAACGGAAGGAGTTTATCCTGTCCACTCCCGATGTGGGATCCCTGATGCATGATGTCCTGGATCGCTTTACCAAGAAAATTCGGGAAGAAGCCCTGGACTGGAAAGACCTGACCCCGGACTTTACCCGTCAGGCGGTGGATCACCTGATGGAAGAAGCCCTGTCCCAGCAGAAAAATCCGGTGCTCGCTTCCAGCCGGCGCTATCAGCACATGACCGGCAAGCTCAAGCACATCATCGCTTCTTCGGTGGATGTCATTCAGAATCAGATCATCCGGGGGGAATTTGAACCGCTGTATTCCGAAGTCGGCTTCGGGCCCAACGAAATGATCCCGCCCATTGTCCTGGATCTGGAGGGCGGACGGGAAATCAGCATCGTGGGGCGGATCGACCGCGTCGATGTGCTGCGCCAGGAAGACCGCAACTACATCCGCATCATCGACTACAAATCCGGGATGAAGGAACTCACCCTGTCCGACATCGTCTATGGCCTGCAGCTTCAGCTCCTGGTCTATCTGGACGTTGTCCTGCGCAACGCCCACCGCTTTCTGGCCGGGGAGACCCTGCCCGGCGCAGTGCTCTATTACCGGATTTACCGGCCCACCGTGGAAAACGGCGCGGCCATGTCAGACGAGGACCTAAAGACCGTCATTCTCAAGGAGCTGCGCCTGCGCGGCCTGATCCTGAAGGATGTCCACCTGGTCCGGTCCATGGATCAGGGGATGACCGATATTTCCCTGGTCATCCAGGCCAAACTCAAGGACGGGGAGGTCACGGCGGAGGGAACCAACCAGAAGGAGCTTCTGGTCGACCAGGCTCAGTTTGACCTTTTGCGCGACTACGTCGCCAGCACCATCAAGCGCATCAGTCTGGCCCTGATCAACGGGGACATTTCCATTACCCCGGTGAAAACCGACAAGAGCACCGCCTGTGATTACTGTGAATACCGCAGCATCTGCCAGTTTGATCCGGGTCAGCCGGGCAACGAATACCGCAGAGTCCGCAAACTCAAGCCGGAGCAAGCCTGGCTCCACATCGAACAAGGAGGTGAGGTCCATGCCCAATTGGACGAATGA
- the addA gene encoding helicase-exonuclease AddAB subunit AddA yields MPNWTNEQQQAIIYRDQSLLVAAAAGSGKTAVLVERICTMLTQDPPVDIDRLLVVTFTRAAATEMRERIANRIALALESQPENENLLRQLALLNQASIMTIDAFCKKVIEENFHLVDLDPDYQLLDENELNMLISEALAEVLEEAYEKRDPAFLELAERFGGDRSDDNLEDLIQRLWRFSRSGTDPRAWIRAAGASYDFPKEDWKQTEWFRYLVREVREVAGEAVELAQKAVGLTALDDKLAASKLEPFLRGELEELVRIAREVEQSDDYAQLQSLMKSMTFARKPAIRGETPYKDWVGSLRDEYKKLYTSLIGELLSQDEASHLTLIRTMAPVMNALAEVTLAFHERLQSKKRELNRVDFADLEHFALGILRSGDGPTETARIYQQRFEEVLIDEYQDSNEVQEAILTAVSRQEQNIFMVGDVKQSIYRFRQAKPDIFLGKYRRFLAVGEERDCAGRKILLYRNFRSRPEVLDSVNAVFSAIMSERAGELDYTEEEALIFGAAYDPEQKQPIQIHLVESNTPLDGPAQEAEELEDLAGIELEARYVANRIRDMVTSGETRVTDGETMRPLRYRDIVILLRATSSAAGIFQQALEEVAIPVFTDTGAGYFESLEIRTMMSLLRTVDNPRQDIPLLATLRSPLFSFTEDELLRLRGLDREALFLDCLKLARTDVLLARQAPELCRKVEAFWQQLAQWREDSVHRPLDEFIWKIYTDTAYLEYAGAMPNGIQRQANLRILFQRAGEYEKTAFKGLYRFIRYIDAMREKSGDYGDARIMGESEDVVRIMSIHKSKGLEFPVVFVSNCGKRFNRRDQGGDLILHETLGMAVKHRDFRRGTVEETLPRLVMKARINAEAISEEMRVLYVAMTRAKEQLILTGNLRNLNSTMGKWFRGGSDLPCRPRKVLADSSYLDWIMPVVLNSAGIQGAMETFDDTVDHLGDGASFDITLITRNALAQAQAEQARERTEPFWKGEALTDEALIRVLDYEYPHELSTRLPSKVSVSVIKKQVIEETPDLAAPSIMEETYERVERLPKPAFLMGQRELTGAERGTAFHNVMLHISPLVQTEEEVRVQIQSVVERELLLPQEAAAVDPRRVLGFFQSSLGQRFREAFQRGDLYKEEVFTRIVPARTLRPEWATDDPMTLIGIIDAFFREGDGLILLDYKTDSIPPDVPDFLARKYQAQIDLYARALEAITGQTVREAYLYSVSKQETIRLI; encoded by the coding sequence ATGCCCAATTGGACGAATGAACAGCAACAGGCTATCATCTACCGGGATCAGTCCCTGCTGGTGGCCGCGGCAGCCGGCTCCGGCAAAACGGCCGTTCTGGTTGAACGCATCTGCACCATGCTGACTCAGGATCCCCCGGTGGACATTGACCGCCTGCTGGTGGTGACCTTTACCCGGGCGGCGGCCACGGAAATGCGCGAGCGCATCGCCAACCGGATTGCTCTGGCCCTGGAATCCCAACCGGAAAATGAGAACCTGCTCCGGCAGCTGGCCCTGCTCAATCAGGCCAGCATCATGACCATCGACGCCTTCTGCAAAAAAGTCATTGAAGAAAACTTCCACCTGGTAGACCTGGATCCCGATTATCAGCTGCTGGACGAGAACGAACTGAACATGCTGATCAGCGAAGCCTTGGCTGAAGTGCTGGAAGAAGCATATGAGAAACGGGATCCGGCCTTCCTGGAACTGGCGGAACGCTTCGGCGGCGACCGCTCCGATGACAATCTGGAGGACCTGATCCAGCGCCTCTGGCGCTTCTCCCGCTCCGGCACTGACCCCCGCGCCTGGATCCGGGCTGCGGGAGCTTCCTATGATTTCCCGAAGGAGGACTGGAAGCAGACAGAGTGGTTCCGGTATCTTGTACGGGAAGTCCGGGAAGTAGCCGGGGAAGCGGTGGAGCTGGCTCAGAAGGCTGTCGGCCTGACTGCCCTGGACGATAAGCTGGCAGCCTCCAAGCTGGAACCTTTCCTGCGCGGCGAGCTGGAAGAACTGGTCCGCATCGCCCGGGAGGTGGAGCAAAGCGATGACTATGCCCAGCTCCAATCCCTGATGAAGTCCATGACCTTCGCCCGCAAGCCCGCCATCCGGGGTGAAACCCCCTACAAGGACTGGGTGGGCAGCCTGCGCGACGAATACAAGAAGCTCTACACCAGCCTCATCGGCGAGCTGCTGAGCCAGGACGAGGCCAGTCACCTGACCCTGATCCGGACCATGGCTCCGGTGATGAACGCTCTGGCCGAGGTCACCCTGGCCTTCCATGAACGCCTCCAGAGCAAAAAACGGGAACTCAACCGGGTTGATTTCGCCGATCTGGAGCACTTCGCCCTGGGCATCCTGCGCAGCGGCGACGGTCCGACGGAAACCGCCCGGATCTATCAGCAGCGCTTCGAGGAAGTTCTGATCGACGAATATCAGGACTCCAATGAAGTGCAGGAAGCCATCCTGACTGCCGTATCGCGACAAGAGCAGAACATCTTCATGGTGGGGGACGTCAAGCAGAGCATCTACCGCTTCCGTCAGGCCAAGCCGGACATATTCCTCGGCAAGTACCGCCGTTTTCTCGCCGTGGGGGAAGAACGGGACTGCGCCGGGCGCAAAATTCTGCTCTACCGCAATTTCCGCTCTCGCCCGGAAGTGCTTGATTCCGTCAATGCCGTGTTTTCCGCCATCATGAGCGAGCGGGCCGGCGAGCTGGACTACACCGAAGAGGAAGCCCTGATTTTCGGCGCCGCTTATGACCCGGAGCAAAAGCAGCCCATCCAGATCCACCTGGTGGAATCCAACACGCCCCTGGACGGACCGGCTCAGGAAGCCGAGGAGCTGGAGGATCTGGCGGGCATCGAACTGGAAGCCCGCTACGTGGCCAACCGGATTCGGGACATGGTGACTAGCGGGGAGACCCGGGTCACCGACGGCGAGACGATGCGCCCGCTGCGCTACCGCGACATCGTGATCCTGCTGCGGGCCACCTCCAGCGCCGCCGGAATTTTCCAGCAGGCGCTGGAAGAGGTGGCCATCCCGGTCTTTACTGATACTGGCGCGGGCTATTTCGAGTCCCTGGAAATCCGGACCATGATGAGCCTGCTGCGAACCGTTGACAACCCGCGCCAGGATATCCCGCTCCTGGCGACGCTGCGCAGCCCCCTGTTCTCCTTTACTGAGGACGAGCTGCTGCGCCTGCGCGGACTGGACCGCGAAGCCCTCTTCCTGGATTGCCTGAAGCTGGCCCGAACCGATGTGCTGCTGGCGCGGCAGGCGCCGGAGCTGTGCCGCAAGGTCGAAGCCTTCTGGCAGCAGCTGGCCCAGTGGCGGGAAGACTCCGTCCACCGGCCGCTGGATGAGTTCATCTGGAAAATCTACACCGACACCGCCTACCTGGAGTATGCCGGGGCCATGCCCAACGGCATACAGCGTCAGGCCAACCTGCGCATCCTGTTCCAGCGGGCCGGGGAGTATGAGAAGACGGCCTTCAAGGGGCTGTACCGCTTCATCCGCTACATCGACGCCATGCGCGAGAAATCCGGCGATTATGGCGATGCCCGGATCATGGGCGAGAGCGAGGACGTGGTGCGCATCATGAGCATCCACAAGTCCAAGGGGCTGGAATTTCCCGTGGTCTTTGTGTCCAACTGCGGCAAGCGCTTCAACCGCCGCGATCAGGGGGGAGATCTGATTCTCCATGAAACCCTGGGCATGGCGGTGAAGCACCGGGACTTCCGCCGGGGGACCGTGGAGGAAACCCTGCCCCGGCTGGTCATGAAAGCCCGCATCAACGCGGAGGCGATCTCCGAGGAAATGCGCGTGCTCTATGTGGCCATGACCCGGGCGAAGGAACAGCTGATTCTGACCGGCAACCTGCGCAACCTGAACTCGACCATGGGCAAATGGTTCCGCGGCGGCAGCGACCTGCCCTGCCGGCCGCGCAAGGTGCTGGCGGATTCCAGCTATCTGGACTGGATCATGCCGGTGGTGCTGAACTCCGCCGGCATTCAGGGAGCCATGGAGACCTTCGATGACACGGTCGATCACCTGGGGGACGGCGCATCCTTCGACATTACCCTGATCACCCGCAACGCCCTGGCTCAGGCCCAGGCAGAGCAGGCCAGGGAACGGACCGAGCCGTTCTGGAAGGGGGAAGCCCTCACCGACGAAGCGCTGATCCGGGTGCTGGACTACGAGTACCCGCATGAACTGTCTACCCGGCTGCCGTCCAAGGTTTCGGTCTCCGTCATCAAAAAGCAGGTCATTGAGGAAACGCCCGATCTGGCCGCCCCGTCGATCATGGAAGAGACCTATGAACGGGTGGAGCGTCTGCCCAAGCCGGCCTTCCTGATGGGACAGCGCGAACTGACCGGAGCGGAACGGGGCACCGCGTTCCACAATGTCATGCTCCACATCAGTCCCCTGGTTCAGACTGAAGAGGAGGTCCGCGTCCAGATTCAGTCGGTGGTGGAACGGGAGCTCCTGCTGCCGCAGGAAGCAGCCGCGGTGGATCCCAGACGAGTCCTGGGCTTTTTCCAAAGCAGCCTGGGCCAGCGTTTCCGCGAGGCCTTTCAACGGGGCGATCTCTACAAGGAGGAAGTCTTTACCCGCATTGTTCCGGCCCGCACACTGCGGCCGGAGTGGGCCACCGACGATCCCATGACGCTGATCGGAATCATCGACGCCTTCTTCCGGGAAGGCGACGGCCTGATTCTTCTCGATTACAAGACGGACTCGATCCCCCCGGATGTTCCGGACTTCCTGGCCCGCAAGTATCAGGCGCAGATTGATCTGTATGCCCGCGCCCTGGAAGCCATCACCGGTCAGACGGTGCGGGAGGCGTATCTTTACTCGGTCTCCAAACAGGAAACCATCCGGCTGATTTAG